TTAGGGATGAGCCCCtctatcctgcctttgctgtggagcagcacactgccccccactgctggtgtgatggtctgtggggccatcgcatacaacagtcggtcacccctagtagtggtatgagggaaaatgacagctcagcgatatgttcaggacattctccAGCCACATGTGCTCCTCTCATGGTGGTTTCCAAGAGgccttttccagcaggataatgcttggtcgCAGACACAAGGGGGTGATAGGAATGTCCCaacaacattaccacacttctgTAAAATGCCCAGTCCTCaatggaacatgtatgggaccatctaagGCATCAACTTTGATAGCCTATAGGTTTTCATGATCCAgagtctcagttacagcaaatgttgacTGACATGccccaggataccatacagaacctgtatgcccccatgcccacatgtatcacatatTGAATCCAAGCTAGTGTGGTACAACAAGattctagagcttccatgcccacccttatcacatcttgtatccaagctagaggtggcaatgggagtgggcaggatgggagctgagctaagctcccgtcccctccccgccccttgtctatagccagcaatgggagtgggcgggacagagcggagcttagctccgccccatcccacccactcccattgcaaacgctggaGTGGAGAGGCAGATAGCCGGTGAGAGAGAggaaaggggggaactgcttagatgggagtgtatatcggtcggccgtgaaaacgctcgtgtgaatatgaTTTTATATTTATGTCTGGTGTTCTCTAACATTTATTTTGATATATATCATAGCCTGGTTAAAGGAATGGCATGGGGCCAAGGCTTCAGGCATAGTGAAGTTCTTATTAGAGTTTTTTATAGCTTTCTTTTGCATCAttatttattatttcttttatgtTTACCTATGGGGaacattatttatatatttaaagaCACTCTATCACTAACTTTTTGCACTCCTCTCTGTGGGCAGCAcgaggtagtgcctgtcacactgattatagTGATATTCATGATCTGTagactagccacacccaccctccctccagccactgattgagtgctgtctgcctattactgtgcataaagAGAGATGCCAATCATTGGCTAGAGTGGGTGTGGCTAACCTGCGGCTCATGCATATGCAGGACAatttctgtgtctggctgctactaataaaaggcaagtttctccaaaactactgcacagatacacacagcagacatatcacttaATTAGTTTAACGggcactaccttatgctgctctcagtgagggctgccaaaacatggtgacagatttCTTTTAATATATGACACTTGATCTGCTGCTGTTTAATTAATTGTAAGAAACCTTGCACctgtgtgtccatcacatgagCAAGACAGATGTTCATTCTATGGAAATAAACAATGAAGGATCCCATTTGATGACAGCAAAGAGAtcttgaaaaacattaaaaattcaTACAGGTATATTCAACAATGTCCTAactatgttcttaaaggggttgtccagttacttaaCCACTCCTTTTCATTAGGATTCcctgtgtgaaaaaaataaacagaagTACACTTACCCCTCTGCAGCCGCCGAGATCCAGCGCTTCAGCCCACTGCGGTCCTTTTGATTCCTATGacaaatgatgtcacaggaaatgagGTCATCGCTACAGCCAATGAGAGACTGCAGTGTCACCACCCGTTCTCctagcatcagcgctcacatcctgagcaccagGATGCCAAGAGTTCAAGAACATgacgctgattggctgcactggtcACGTAACTTCCTGTGACCTCATGTCACAACAAATCCCGGGACTGCagtgggctgcagtgctggattccgGCAGctgtggaggggtaagtatatctctgtttattatttttaaacaAGGAGTACTATTGaaatggggttgtccagtaaccggacaactcctttaaactgAAATGCTCTTTTAGGATTTGTCATAATCTCCATAACCTTTTTCTATCCTTCCGAGTCCCGATCTTATATGAGAAGTTATTTATGCTATTTTTTCAATCAAAGATTTTTAATACAGTTACAAGCCTTATTAGTTTAAgagttagggtgtgttcacatccCTGTCACGGGGTCTCTCAAGAACTTCCGTTACAAATTTCATGACTTTATGGGAAAAGGAGCACTGCATGCAACTCTATTTTTTCTATTAAAATGATGGACATCTCAGCGGAATGCAATGGTCCACCGTATAAGTCAATAGAGTCTGTTGGGTACTACTTCGGTGTCAGCCATTCAACAGATCTGGCACAGATGGGAACAGAGTCTTAGAGTTGTAGAAACTAAATACAATGTTTTGTATCCATCTCTGTTATGTGTCTAGATGAAATCTACAAGTTACAAGTTGCCAGGAAATCAGTCCAGTATTGATGAGTTCATCCTCTTGGGATTCTCCAATTTTAATACAAAGATTCAgttctttctttttcctctcttcctcttcATCTACATATTTACTGTTCTTGGTAACTTTACAATAATCACTGTGGCCACCCTGGATTCTCTTCTTCACACACCGATGTACTACTTTCTCCGCAACCTCTCGTTCCTTGAAATGTGCTACATTACAGTCACCCTCCCCAAACTGCTCCACACCTTTGTGGCCAAGAAGAAGACAATATCTTTCTATGGTTGCTGCATACAGTTGTTTTGCTTCTTTACCCTTGGTGCCACTGAGTGTTTTATTCTGACTGTCATGGCATATGACCGCTTTGTAGCCATCTGCAATCCCTTGAGATACTTTTCAGTAATGAGCAAAGCTACATGCTTAAAAATGGCCGCCGTGTCTTGGTTCTGTGGCTTCGTTATTTCTCTTGGACATGCTGTCTCCATCTTTTCCCTTCCTTACTGTGGTCCTAACATTATCAACCACTTCTTCTGTGACATCCCTCCAGTACTGAAGTTGGCTTGCACTGATGTTTCATCTAATGACACTGCTGTTACTATCACTGGTGTTCTTCTcctaatgtttcccttttttctgGTACTTTACTCCTATGGACGGATCATTGCTGCTATTATGCGCATTAGCACCAATAAAGGACGGAAGAAAGTCTTCTCTACTTGTGCCTCACACTTTATGTCTTTTGCATTATTCTATGGAACTGCTGGTTTTACATACGTCCGGGTGAAGATTAATGCAGCAGCATATAGTGATAATGACAAGATGCTGTCTCTTCTTTATAGTGTGGTAACCCCTCTTCTAAATCCACTTATATACAGTTTAAGGAATGAGGAAGTTAAAGGAGGACTCAAAAAACTCATACGTCAAAAAATAGGGACCACAGAAACCAAACCATCTACAAACCCAATTTAAGATaaattgggatgctgtgtaaaatgtaaataaatataaagaaaaaaaaagaatgaaaagatTTGGAAATTTCATTtaatcatattttattcacagtagaggATACACTTATTGCAAAACAAGCACTTGAGGGGAGGTTCTAGTACtcagttgggccgcctctagcttcgctacaagatgtgatatgggtgggcatgcaggctatagtaccctgttgtaccacctttagcttggatataagatgtgatacagggggacatggaggctctagtaccctgttgtacggcctgtAACTTTGATAccggcaggcatgtaggctccagtaccctgttgtaccacctcttgcctagatgcaagatgtgatacaggcgggcatggaggctctagtacgctgttatgtcgcctctagcttggatgtaagatgtgataccggcaggcatg
This region of Eleutherodactylus coqui strain aEleCoq1 chromosome 5, aEleCoq1.hap1, whole genome shotgun sequence genomic DNA includes:
- the LOC136627198 gene encoding olfactory receptor 10A7-like; amino-acid sequence: MKSTSYKLPGNQSSIDEFILLGFSNFNTKIQFFLFPLFLFIYIFTVLGNFTIITVATLDSLLHTPMYYFLRNLSFLEMCYITVTLPKLLHTFVAKKKTISFYGCCIQLFCFFTLGATECFILTVMAYDRFVAICNPLRYFSVMSKATCLKMAAVSWFCGFVISLGHAVSIFSLPYCGPNIINHFFCDIPPVLKLACTDVSSNDTAVTITGVLLLMFPFFLVLYSYGRIIAAIMRISTNKGRKKVFSTCASHFMSFALFYGTAGFTYVRVKINAAAYSDNDKMLSLLYSVVTPLLNPLIYSLRNEEVKGGLKKLIRQKILEKKDVFFPY